A DNA window from Impatiens glandulifera chromosome 7, dImpGla2.1, whole genome shotgun sequence contains the following coding sequences:
- the LOC124945428 gene encoding IST1 homolog, whose product MSLLNQLFNRGVLGAKCKTCLNLAIARIKLLQNKRDVQLKLMRKEIAQFLQAGQEAIARIRVEHVIREQNIWAAYEILELFCEFILARVPILENQRTCPPEMREAIASIIFAAPRCSDLPDLLTLRNLFAAKYGKEFVAAASELRPDTSVNRTIVEKLSVYAPSGESKLNLLKEIAREFNLEWDSSQTEAEFSKKPEDLLNGPKPVSSSTLPQSETKAHSNGSSSQTSQAREQIQSPIPTNSITFCGENSTNAEPPKPRPSDVLERAQAAIAAAGRAIAMARAAAELANVKFMVPNVGEMKC is encoded by the exons ATGTcgctcttgaatcaactcttcaACAGAGGCGTTCTTGGCGCTAAATG TAAGACATGTTTGAACCTAGCAATTGCACGAATTAAATTGCTGCAAAATAAGAGGGATGTGCAACTTAAGCTTATGAGAAAGGAGATTGCCCAATTTCTTCAGGCTGGTCAAGAAGCTATAGCTCGAATAAGG GTAGAGCATGTTATACGTGAACAGAACATATGGGCTGCATATGAAATCTTAGAGCTGTTTTGCGAATTCATCCTTGCACGTGTACCAATCCTTGAAAATCAAAG GACATGCCCTCCTGAAATGCGAGAAGCCATTGCAAGCATAATCTTCGCAGCTCCCAGATGTTCGGACTTGCCTGATCTACTAACTTTGAGGAACTTATTTGCTGCCAAATACGGGAAGGAATTTGTTGCAGCCGCTTCTGAGCTTCGTCCAGATACAAGCGTTAACAGAACA atagtaGAGAAATTGTCTGTTTACGCCCCATCTGGCGAATCAAAGCTCAACCTACTGAAAGAAATCGCTCGAGAGTTCAATCTGGAATGGGATTCATCGCAAACTGAAGCTGAGTTCAGTAAAAAACCCGAGGATCTTCTG AATGGACCAAAACCTGTATCTAGTTCCACACTTCCTCAGTCCGAAACGAAAGCACATTCGAATGGTTCCTCCTCTCAAACAAGCCAAGCCCGAGAGCAAATTCAGTCTCCAATTCCTACTAACTCTATTACCTTTTGTGGCGAAAATAGTACAAACGCCGAACCACCAAAACCAAGGCCTTCTGATGTGTTGGAGAGAGCTCAAGCAGCCATTGCTGCTGCTGGGCGTGCCATAGCCATGGCACGAGCTGCTGCAGAGCTAGCGAATGTCAAATTCATGGTTCCCAATGTTGGAGAAATGAAGTGTTGA
- the LOC124946155 gene encoding 50S ribosomal protein L15, chloroplastic: protein MQYYPTMASSLFSLSSSSISTRTSLVFNHSSSPFKGNTKNLKSNQCSFPSIIKFQSKIKLGTRPVIVLSRASALPTAIDAASPVRFRLDNLGPQPGAKKNRKRKGRGVAAGQGGSCGFGMRGQKSRSGPGVRRGFEGGQMPLYRRIPKLRGIAGGMHAGLPKYIPVNLKDIADAGFEEGEEVSLETLKDKGLINPSGRDRKLPLKILGDGDISVKLNFKARAFSSSAKEKLEAASCSLTLLPGRKKWVKPSVAKNIARADEYFAKKRADAAAAAASSST, encoded by the exons ATGCAGTATTATCCAACAATGGCTTCTTCTCTGTTCTCCCTTTCATCTTCTTCCATCTCGACCAGAACGTCGCTCGTCTTTAATCACTCTTCTTCTCCATTTAAG GGAAACACaaaaaatctcaaatcaaaCCAATGTTCCTTCCCGTCCATAATTAAGTTTCAGTCAAAGATCAAATTAGGTACCAGACCTGTTATTGTTCTCAGTCGAGCTTCAGCGCTTCCAACTGCTATTGATGCGGCCTCTCCTGTTCGATTCCGTCTGGACAATCTCGGGCCTCAACCTGGCGCCAAGAAGAATCGAAAGAGAAAGGGTAGAGGTGTAGCTGCAGGACAAGGAGGAAGTTGTGGATTTGGAATGAGGGGTCAGAAATCAAGGTCTGGACCCGGCGTTCGTAGGGGTTTTGAAGGAGGCCAGATGCCTCTTTACCGGCGAATCCCGAAACTTAGAGGAATTGCTGGAG GTATGCATGCGGGTTTGCCAAAGTACATACCAGTGAACTTAAAGGACATAGCAGATGCAGGATTTGAAGAAGGTGAAGAGGTATCATTGGAAACTTTGAAGGATAAGGGTTTGATCAATCCATCAGGAAGGGATAGGAAACTTCCTTTAAAG ATACTTGGTGATGGAGACATAAGTGTAAAGTTGAATTTCAAGGCTCGAGCTTTTTCAAGCTCGGCCAAGGAGAAACTCGAGGCTGCGAGTTGCTCCTTGACACTACTTCCTGGACGGAAGAAATGGGTCAAGCCATCGGTTGCCAAGAATATTGCCCGTGCTGATGAGTATTTTGCCAAGAAAAGAGCAGATgcagctgctgctgctgcttcttcttctaCATGA